The Ignisphaera sp. genome has a window encoding:
- a CDS encoding radical SAM protein, translating into MTINSDSLVFKPRKENYVIAKKGRPSDIKIGIMMTIPYKAATSSLFFQMAYTYLNSLEYVHVYRYVFDIDGKRIEALDTEMSIKKLDAILISLPFELDYVTAAYILHKLGIMHKEKGWSKPLVIAGGLAPTSNPLPLANIVDVVVIGEAEKVLDKIVYSLVEQNPVKALEDMPCIGVTPFPDIKRKCFAEDLDNSYHPIQQFYSPDEEPVYGHGIRVEVSRGCPYLCAFCMESHVLYPFRYRSASTLERIVAKGIEFLKIPRTILYSLSLFSVPGIDNFLNKLVDNNIKASIPSIRVEHVTSNRLEIIKLLGQKTITLAPESLITSHSCRIGKCYSIDHLVEAVDTSYRLGFDHVKLYLITGFPDLSVDDELRAFKDFMHRLSFVKKRKFIEISLNPLVPKPWTPYQYLPPEYVLKASKTVHIYESFRNSIADLTILDPNWAFAQAVIALGSRETSNLIIEWALHGLGLGGFKKALRSLDQEYKKYIKYGWKTPPWYDVVDVGIPMKYLELRARFLKTL; encoded by the coding sequence ATGACTATAAACAGCGATTCCTTAGTGTTTAAACCAAGAAAAGAAAACTATGTTATAGCGAAGAAAGGTAGACCTAGCGATATTAAAATAGGCATAATGATGACTATACCCTATAAAGCAGCCACATCATCACTATTCTTTCAAATGGCCTATACATATCTGAATAGCTTAGAATATGTTCATGTCTACAGATATGTTTTTGACATTGATGGCAAGAGAATTGAGGCCCTAGACACTGAGATGAGCATTAAAAAACTTGATGCCATTTTAATTTCGTTGCCCTTCGAGCTAGATTATGTTACAGCCGCTTATATCCTTCATAAACTTGGTATAATGCACAAAGAGAAAGGGTGGTCAAAGCCTTTGGTTATAGCTGGGGGGCTAGCACCAACATCAAATCCTTTGCCACTAGCGAATATTGTTGATGTTGTTGTAATTGGTGAAGCAGAGAAGGTTCTGGACAAAATTGTCTATTCTCTAGTAGAGCAAAATCCTGTGAAAGCACTTGAGGATATGCCATGTATTGGTGTAACACCTTTTCCTGATATTAAAAGAAAATGCTTTGCTGAAGACCTAGATAACAGCTATCATCCTATACAGCAATTTTACTCGCCTGATGAAGAGCCGGTCTATGGCCATGGGATTAGGGTTGAGGTCTCTAGGGGATGTCCATATCTATGCGCATTTTGTATGGAATCTCACGTTCTATATCCATTTAGATATAGGAGTGCTTCAACATTAGAAAGAATTGTTGCAAAAGGAATTGAGTTTCTCAAGATTCCAAGAACAATTTTATATTCCCTATCCTTATTTAGTGTACCTGGCATAGACAATTTCCTAAATAAGCTTGTAGATAATAATATAAAAGCTTCAATTCCATCAATAAGAGTGGAGCATGTAACTTCAAATAGATTGGAGATTATAAAACTCTTAGGTCAGAAAACTATTACATTAGCACCAGAATCACTTATAACTAGCCATAGTTGTCGAATTGGAAAATGTTATAGCATTGACCACTTAGTCGAAGCTGTGGATACTTCCTATAGATTGGGATTTGACCATGTAAAGCTATATCTAATAACTGGTTTTCCAGATCTAAGTGTTGATGATGAATTACGTGCATTTAAGGATTTTATGCATAGGCTAAGTTTCGTAAAGAAAAGAAAGTTTATTGAAATATCTCTGAACCCCCTTGTCCCAAAGCCGTGGACCCCATACCAATATCTTCCACCTGAATATGTTCTAAAGGCTAGCAAAACCGTTCACATATATGAATCTTTTAGAAATAGTATTGCAGATCTTACAATTTTAGATCCTAACTGGGCTTTTGCACAAGCTGTTATTGCATTGGGTAGTAGAGAAACATCAAACCTTATAATTGAGTGGGCATTGCATGGACTAGGATTGGGGGGATTTAAAAAGGCTCTTAGATCCTTAGACCAAGAATACAAGAAGTACATAAAATATGGTTGGAAGACACCCCCATGGTATGATGTAGTTGATGTAGGTATACCAATGAAGTATCTAGAGTTAAGAGCAAGGTTTCTAAAGACCTTGTAG
- a CDS encoding PLP-dependent aminotransferase family protein → MYSQEAKVLEENFVSLEIPAVSDKIINFASGLPDPRTIPVKDIEAIAIEVLEKYGYNSLQYAPSTGFVQLINEISKFVYRTRGLKTNSDNIIVVSGSQQGLDLISRVFLDPGDVVVVEEPSYILALNVFKLRRVRFVAIPVDDKGMKVEMLEDIIREYSREGMRIKLVYTMPIAQNPTGTTMCDERRKHLLELVERYNFVIVEDDTYGLLTFEEETPKPIASIDKSGNVIYLSSFSKILAPGLRIGHIIASDDEVTKKMHIMKQFMDLGTSTLSQLIVEVALKKGIVDKVVEYAKRLYRLKRDIIIELIDEEFSDVVSRTSPKGGFYTWLKLNRNVDTEKILELSRKKGVVFTPGKRFCINENKCLDAMRLSYSNPSEDDIRIGIRILADILCGVL, encoded by the coding sequence TTGTACTCACAGGAGGCAAAGGTATTAGAAGAAAACTTTGTCTCTCTTGAAATACCAGCGGTAAGCGATAAGATAATCAACTTTGCAAGTGGGTTGCCAGACCCACGCACAATTCCTGTAAAAGATATTGAAGCTATCGCCATAGAGGTTCTTGAAAAATATGGCTACAACTCTCTACAATACGCTCCATCAACAGGATTCGTCCAGCTCATCAATGAGATTTCAAAGTTTGTTTATAGAACCAGAGGACTAAAAACCAATTCGGATAACATAATTGTTGTCTCTGGATCCCAACAAGGCTTAGATCTCATATCAAGGGTTTTCTTAGATCCTGGTGATGTTGTTGTTGTTGAAGAGCCTTCGTATATACTGGCTTTGAATGTATTCAAGTTAAGGAGAGTGAGATTTGTTGCTATACCAGTTGATGATAAGGGAATGAAGGTGGAAATGTTGGAGGATATTATTAGGGAATATAGCAGAGAAGGGATGAGAATTAAACTTGTTTATACGATGCCAATAGCTCAGAACCCCACAGGGACTACTATGTGCGATGAGAGGCGAAAACATCTTCTAGAACTTGTAGAGAGATATAACTTTGTTATAGTTGAAGATGATACATATGGTCTTTTAACCTTTGAGGAAGAGACTCCAAAACCTATAGCATCCATAGATAAATCGGGTAATGTCATCTACCTCTCTTCTTTTAGCAAAATTTTGGCACCGGGGTTACGCATTGGACATATAATAGCTAGTGATGATGAAGTAACAAAGAAAATGCATATAATGAAACAGTTCATGGATCTGGGAACATCTACCCTAAGCCAACTCATCGTTGAGGTAGCTCTTAAGAAGGGTATTGTTGATAAGGTAGTCGAATATGCAAAGAGGCTGTACAGACTCAAAAGAGATATCATAATAGAGCTTATAGACGAAGAGTTTTCGGATGTGGTATCGAGAACCAGTCCAAAAGGCGGTTTCTACACCTGGTTAAAGCTCAATAGAAATGTTGATACCGAAAAAATTTTAGAATTGAGTAGGAAAAAAGGCGTGGTCTTCACCCCAGGGAAAAGATTTTGCATAAATGAAAATAAGTGTCTAGATGCCATGAGATTGAGCTACTCTAACCCATCTGAAGATGATATAAGAATTGGGATACGTATACTAGCTGATATATTATGTGGGGTGCTATAG